In one window of Erythrolamprus reginae isolate rEryReg1 chromosome 1, rEryReg1.hap1, whole genome shotgun sequence DNA:
- the CPSF7 gene encoding cleavage and polyadenylation specificity factor subunit 7 has translation MSEGVDLIDIYADEEFNQDSEFSNTDQMDLYDDVLAASSQPSESCTGSSEPPIDSRHEQSSKSNSKSPAILYTYSGLRNKRAAVYVGSFSWWTTDQQLTRIIRSIGVYDVVELKFAENRANGQSKGYAEVVVASENSVHKLLELLPGMILNGDKIEVKLATRQNLAQFEAQARKRVPPMAHSRDSSDSLDGRATPTENAIPPPRIEKPPILPFFNRPPSALPLMGLPPPPIPPPPPLSSSFGVPPPPPGIHYQHLMPPPPRLPPHLSVPPPGTVPPALHLNPAFFPPPNATMGPPPDAYSKASAPYNHSSRELGPLPPPVGDAEFDDIMNRNRAISSSAISKAVSGASAGDYSDAIETLLTAIAVIKQSRVANDERCRVLISSLKDCLHGIEAKSYSMGTGSSSSSSRKRHRSRDRSPSRSRESSRRHREVVHNEDRHEDYFQERSRDHERHRDRDRERDRHH, from the exons GACTCTGAATTTAGTAATACTGACCAGATGGATCTTTATGATGACGTGCTAGCTGCCAGCTCACAACCTTCTGAAAGTTGTACTGGCAGCTCTGAGCCACCAATTGACAGCCGCCATGAACAATCTTCTAAGTCAAACAGCAAATCCCCTGCTATTTTGTATACATACAGTGGACTACGCAATAAAAGGGCTGCTGTTTATGTGGGCAGCTTTTCTTGG TGGACAACTGACCAGCAATTGACCAGAATAATCCGCTCTATAGGGGTTTATGATGTCGTGGAGCTGAAATTTGCTGAGAACAGAGCCAATGGCCAGTCTAAAGG ATACGCAGAGGTGGTGGTTGCTTCTGAAAACTCAGTCCACAAACTTCTAGAACTGCTACCAGGAATGATTCTAAATGGAGATAAAATAGAAGTCAAGTTGGCTACCCGGCAAAACCTTGCACAGTTTGAGGCACAAGCCCGAAAAC GGGTGCCTCCAATGGCTCACTCAAGGGATTCCTCAGACTCTCTTGATGGCCGAGCAACTCCAACAGAGAATGCTATCCCACCACCGCGCATTGAGAAACCTCCCATTTTACCTTTCTTCAACCGCCCTCCCTCTGCGCTTCCTCTGATGGGGCTGCCTCCTCCACCCATACCGCCCCCTCCACCACTTTCTTCAAGTTTTGgagttccccctccccctcctggtaTCCATTATCAGCATCTCATGCCTCCCCCACCTCGACTTCCCCCCCACTTATCTGTGCCACCTCCAGGGACAGTGCCACCTGCCCTGCACCTCAATCCAGCTTTCTTCCCACCCCCAAATGCAACCATGGGGCCTCCACCAGATGCCTACAGCAAGGCTTCTGCACCGTATAATCACAGCAG CAGGGAATTGGGCCCATTACCTCCACCTGTTGGTGATGCAGAATTTGATGATATCATGAATAGGAATCGAGCAATTTCCAGCAGTGCCATATCTAAGGCTGTATCTGGGGCCAGTGCAG GAGATTACAGTGATGCTATTGAGACCCTGCTTACAGCCATTGCTGTAATTAAACAGTCCCGTGTAGCAAATGATGAGCGGTGTCGAGTCCTTATCTCTTCGCTTAAGGATTGCCTTCATGGCATTGAAGCCAAGTCTTACAGCATGGGCACTGGCAGCAGCAGTAGTTCCTCAAG AAAAAGACATCGGTCACGTGATAGGTCACCAAGTCGGTCACGTGAGAGTAGTAGGAGGCACCGAGAGGTGGTTCATAATGAAGATCGACATGAGGACTATTTCCAAGAAAGAAGCCGGGATCACGAGAGGCACAGAgacagggacagagaaagagatcgGCATCATTGA